The following DNA comes from Papaver somniferum cultivar HN1 chromosome 4, ASM357369v1, whole genome shotgun sequence.
TTTGCTCTTCTAGGTTCATATCAAGACTAAATATCTCGGGTTTTGCTAGTGATGTAATCCATAATTCCACGAATTCTTCTCTTGGAAATATTTGGATTTTTTGGTCTTCTGATTTTGCTAAACATGTTGTTGTTAATATGAGTCGCCAGGAAATTTCTATTACTACAGAAGGAGTGCTTATCTCTTTTGTACATGCTAGTTCTATTCAGGTCACAAGACGTAGATTGTGGCAACAACTTGATGAACCTGATGTAAGTATTCCGTGGCTCGTGATGGGTGATTTTAATTTCGTTCTGCGCAATGAAGAGAAAAAAGGTGGAGTGGAACCACGCCTTTCGGTATTTAGTGAGTTCGGTAATTGGATGGACGATAATAATTTATTTGAGGCTGATTCCTTGGGAAGTAATTTTACTTGGGAAAATGGTTAGTCTGGAACTCGTAGAATTATCAGTAAGCTTGATCGAGCTATTATCAATGAGGCTTGGTTTGATAAGTATGGGAATTGGCAGTGTAAAGCTCTTCCAAGGGAAGTTTCTGATCACTCTCCTCTTATAGGTTATCCTTTTATTAATTTGCGTCCTAAACGTGCTCCATTTAGGATTCAAAAAATGTGTTTCACTCACCCTGATTTTTTAAGACTTGTAAATGACAGTTGGAATGCGCCAGTAGTGGGTAATCCgtctttcatttttcctttcaagtTCAAGAGGCTTAAACAGGCGTTTAAAGATTGGAATCTCAATGTTTTTGGAAATGTGAACATTCGTCTAAAGGAATCTCAGTTGCATTTGGAGTCTGTTATCCGGTCTTCTGATGAGGACCCTTTGGACATTACCAAATTCAATGCAGTGAAGGAGATTTTgggattttatttttggtaagtccaaaattgtattgatgaataGCAAAATATTTACAAATAGTTTACATGAAAAGAGGTCcgtagaccccaaaaacttacaaactactttAATCTGAAGTAAGAGACATTAGGGTATTCTAATGAATTTAGAAAATAAGGTCTCTCATCATTATTCAGGACTTTACCATTCCTTAGCAAGTAATCTCTTTtggccattgcatcagctgcaaaattagcTTCCCgataagtatgaacaaaacgaataaAATCATAGCTTTCTTGAATTTTCCTCCACCGTTGTCTTGCAAACCATGGCATATTCGAATTAGTAAAGGTCATTACAGCCCCCATAGAATCTGAACGCACCAGAATCTTCCTAACAACCCATTTGAGCGCCCACTCTAGTCCCACAATGATACCATAAAGTTCAGCAAGGAAATTGTTTGTTCTACCAAGTCCAATAGTCATTGCGCCAATAAAATTACAATCTGCATCTCGAGCCACAACTCCAGCCCATGCGATTCCTGGGTTACCCTTGGCCGCACCGTCACAGCATAATAACAGCTCGTCCCTATTTGGAGGAGTCCAAAAGCACTCAACAGGTTGAAAAAACTTCACTTGTCGATGCGTTACACGGAAAAAATTCAGAACATACAAGTACGCAGTGGAGTTGTGCATAAAACTCTTTGTACAGACTGAATATTCATGAATTAAATGGAACACCCGCTACTTGAAAAAGCTTACATTAATTGTCTTGTTTTGAAAATACGCCAGATTTCTAGCATGCCACAGTTCAGCTCGAATCACCATAAGTGCCAAAAGCCAAAGATCCTTTATAATACGGCTCCTTCCTTTAGAGGATTTATAAGAATCAATCAAATTATAGTTAACCTGCAAGGAAAAAATACCTGAGATCCATTGCCAAATTTGAGTTGCAAAGGAACAACTCCATAAAATATGCTCCAAGGACTCTTCATCGGACTTGCAAAGGTAACACTTATTAGCAAGATTGACCTTGATCCGATCCTGATTTTGTCTTGCGTAGCACAAGCTTCTCGCGCCAACTTCCAATTTTGTGCAGCTAATTTTGGATGTATAACCTTCCTCCACAACAGCCCATACACGTCCAAGACATTATATTTCTTCCTTATTAGCTGTTTTGCTGAACTGACAGTAAAGTTACCTCTCATCTCCGGCAT
Coding sequences within:
- the LOC113272833 gene encoding uncharacterized protein LOC113272833, whose translation is MAVYKWPRKFIMQCERVIRNFHWSGDSEVARKFVVGFDKVWSPVKEGGLSITSMAVTNRGLLMKYWRSIRSSNKKWARFLWAKYTTQTGRITQYGVNSSILPGVRLVRNIVDRNTKVLLGDGRATSLYYDVWNGNECIADILGDNELDSTVMVSTLLSNNEWQLQGDHIQNFLRARVDLNNLPTPQGGDDHRVWMPEMRGNFTVSSAKQLIRKKYNVLDVYGLLWRKVIHPKLAAQNWKLAREACATQDKIRIGSRSILLISVTFASPMKSPWSIFYGVVPLQLKFGNGSQFFQPVECFWTPPNRDELLLCCDGAAKGNPGIAWAGVVARDADCNFIGAMTIGLGRTNNFLAELYGIIVGLEWALKWVVRKILVRSDSMGAVMTFTNSNMPWFARQRWRKIQESYDFIRFVHTYREANFAADAMAKRDYLLRNGKVLNNDERPYFLNSLEYPNVSYFRLK